A genomic window from Pyxicephalus adspersus chromosome 2, UCB_Pads_2.0, whole genome shotgun sequence includes:
- the MTHFD2 gene encoding bifunctional methylenetetrahydrofolate dehydrogenase/cyclohydrolase, mitochondrial (The sequence of the model RefSeq protein was modified relative to this genomic sequence to represent the inferred CDS: added 80 bases not found in genome assembly): protein MATISSLRSLCCAARAQVRAFHCTPGRNEAVIISGRKLARQIRQEARGEVEQWVAAGNKRPHLSVVLVGDNPASHSYVLNKTRAAADVGISSETILKPSSITEEELLDLISKLNYDRNVDGLLVQLPLPEHIDERIICNAVTPDKDVDGFHVVNVGRMCLDQYSMLPATPWGVWEIIKRTGIPTLGKNVVVAGRSKNVGMPIAMLLHTDGRHERPGGDATVTISHRYTPKEQLKMHTKLADIVVAAAGIPNLITADMIKEGAAVIDVGINRVQDPITGKPKLVGDVDFEEVKKKASYITPVPGGVGPMTVAMLMKNTIIAAKKLMKPTEHQVLQNLQAVSM from the exons TAATGAAGCCGTCATCATATCTGGGAGGAAATTGGCCAGACAGATCCGTCAGGAGGCTCGGGGAGAGGTCGAGCAATGGGTGGCAGCTGGAAATAAGAGACCACATCTCAGCGTGGTCCTGGTTGGAGACAACCCCGCCAGTCATTCATATGTGCTCAATAAGACAAGAGCCGCTGCTGATGTTG GTATCAGCAGTGAGACCATTCTGAAGCCTTCATCCATCACTGAGGAAGAACTATTGGATCTGATCAGCAAGCTTAACTATGATCGCAATGTAGATGGCTTGCTAGTTCAGCTCCCTCTCCCAG AGCACATCGATGAACGAATAATTTGCAATGCAGTGACCCCCGATAAAGATGTGGATGGATTCCATGTGGTCAATGTTGGTCGGATGTGTTTAGACCAATACTCCATGTTACCTGCCACGCCTTGGGGTGTGTGGGAGATCATCAAGAGAACAG GAATTCCCACGCTTGGTAAAAATGTAGTGGTAGCTGGAAGATCTAAGAATGTGGGGATGCCAATTGCAATGTTACTGCACACAGATGGCAGACATGAACGTCCAGGCG GTGATGCTACAGTTACAATATCTCACCGATACACACCAAAAGAACAGCTGAAGATGCACACAAAGCTTGCTGACATTGTTGTGGCAGCTGCAG GAATTCCCAATCTCATCACCGCTGACATGATCAAAGAAGGTGCTGCTGTTATTGATGTTGGAATTAACCGCGTTCAGGATCCAATCACCGGAAAGCCCAAACTTGTAGGAGATGTGGACTTTGAGG aagtaaaaaagaaagcaagCTACATTACGCCAGTCCCTGGGGGAGTCGGTCCCATGACTGTTGCAATGCTGATGAAGAACACTATTATTGCTGCAAAGAAACTGATGAAACCAACAGAACACCAGGTGCTACAGAATCTACAGGCAGTCTCCATGTAA